The window CAAATTTTCATTAAATGTTTGGTTCAGGTCAACCTTCCTATATGGTGTACGAGACCTCTTTGGACAATTCCATGCAATGTGTCCTAATTCTCATGAATCAAAATATGTTCTACGGTCAACAAATTTACCTGAGTAATGACTTGCTCTCCTGTCAAGTCTACATTCGTGACTCACAGTTCGTCTATGTGGAGGTATGTACCTATTTTCGACGTTCGGAGTCTTTATGGGGACCCCAGGGATAGTCTTGTATTCTAGGTCTCCTTCCTCAGTAACTTGCTTGGCCACTGGATTGTGATCAGACTTAACCTTGAATTTTGATTTAGACTTAGAGGACTTGGATTTAGTAGCTTTTATTGGTTTTAACTCAGGTCTATCAACAGGTTTTGACATAATCTCCTCAACTGTCTCATCATTTGAAAGAACTTCGTCAACAAACTTAGGCACACTGCTAGTCTTAGAACTCTCACTCTTAAAAAGTTCTTCAGGTGGTGGAGTAAGAACATACTCATTTTCTAAGTTCAGTCCTTTCTCATACTTAACTAGTGTTTGAAACACAAGCTTCTCCTTAGGATTCCTAGACTTCTCAACTTTTCTTGATATTGGTTTCTTACTAGCACTAACCCTACGAGCATTCTCAGGATTTTTCAAAATGGTGATGGGTTTAGTCACAGGTCGGAATGGTTTGCCGTCTTTCTCAATGTCaatatcagtatctgactctgtttcatagacacTTTCTAGCGGTTTCTTAACCTCTACCTTCTCACTCTTATCCTTAAGGTCAAATGGTGTCTCCTTAGACTCACCATATTGTTGTTCAACAATATCATCCTTACACTTCTCACTAGGCTTCTTAAGATATTCGTTCATAAGAGGAGGTACACACTCTTTGTAACTAACACCTTTCTGTTTGTCATCCTTAGGAGGATTTGAGGTCTGTAGAACATACTTTGATCTCTGCCAATTGTCAATCCTAGCCTTTTCAGTTtcatatttaatcttaaaagattCATTTTCTTCCTTAAGGCTCTCTATCTGATTCAAGTACATAGTAATGACTTTCTGATCGTCTATAATAGTTGCTTTTATGAACCCTATTTGTTTTTATAAGGTCCTAATAACATCTACGTACTCCTTCTGCTTATTGAGATAATACAATGTATCcttataattcttcaagtttgtctgaTTATCTATACTTAAGTTTTTGAGCTCTAACTTAAGTTCTGGACAATTCTCACAAGTTACATGTATCTCACTAAGCTTAGAAATAACACATTCAAGTCTATCAATTTCCTTCTTAAAATCAATGCATTTAGAACAAGCAGAAGTAGATTCAGTGTGTACCTTATCATTGCTTGATGTATTGGCCGTGAATGCACAGATGGTTGTCGAGTTCGAGACCTCACTTTTAGACTCCGACCCAGAACTGTCTGACACTATTCCCATCTTCTCAATACTATCAGCAGCAGCATTCACAACTGGCTCTTCTTCCCTAGCCGAATTTTCAATCTCAGTAGCAGCATCACCATGATCACTTGAAGATTCGTCTTTAAAGCAAACACTAACCATCTCAACTTCATTCTTAAACCCGGATGTAGACACATCGTTTATCTTAGAATCTTGAAGTATATTCCTTCTAGTACATTGCTCCAATTCCTTCTCTCTCAACTTGGAAATAAGTGAGTTGAGAGTGAGAACCTTATTTGTAGCCCAAGCTCTTGATTCAAGCTGCTCAAAGTATGCATCCCATTTCTTTGGCAATCCATCTTTTAGAACTTTTACAGCTTTAGATTGTGTCACCTCGATTCCACAATTTTCCATTTTGGACAATAGATGACAATACCTCGCTATCGTATCTTCTAAACTCTCAGTACTCAGTGCCTTAAAATTTTTCCATTCCTGTTTCAAAGCCATATGCTTCTTTTCCTTCATTTCGTTACACGAGTAAAACATTTGAATATCTTTAAAATCTGACAAAAACTAGCGAAATCCCGATGAAAAACTACCAAGAATTGACTATCGGAGTCAATTGGATAAATGAATCAAGATTTCTCGTGAAAACTCGACGAAATCTAAATACCCGAAAAATTCGCGAAATTCTGAAAAGCGGTCAAAGTTTGACCTTTCGGTCCAAGGCAACTATGGTCAACCTAAAATCAACTCGGAATAAGATTGGTCAACTTTTCGTAATTCATATCGAATAATCAAAAGAAAATCACTTTCAGTAaagttctcaaaaaaaaaaaaaactacacaaAATGGTTTACACTAATTTGAAATTTTGAATCAGTAAAAACATTTCACAAAACTTTTACTAGAATTTAATAAGTGTACTTTCAAGTTGATCAACTTTTCACACGTATGCCTTATAAAAACAACTTGCCTTTTCATTTACTAGACACCTCCAAGGTGGGCCCCACGATAATCACCTACTatgttttttaaatttttattcttGCCTTTGTCGACGTAACACAATATCAATTGTCTCTTTTCTTTTGTTTGAGACCCACATGAAAAGCTCACTCAATTATTTCCTCTCTCTTTTACGAATTCTTATTCTCCTCTTTTCTTTGTTGTTGACCGAAAATTCTAACAAAAGGGTGGAGGCACGCTTCCTATTAGTTGTTCTTCTTCCACAACAAAAATAACGAATAGAGTAACACACCTGCAACTACTCTACTATTTTTTTTTAATTCGACTTAATTTCCTTATTCTTCACAGTCGGTCGTCAGGAACAGGAGTGTTGATGGACATACAACTATCAGTCTACGATCGGGCAGCACTTCGTTACACTTTTAGAAAATTTGTATTTTAGACAATCGGCCGAGGGTCTCTCTAATTCGGTCGAGGGAGTGTGACTATCGGTCGAGGGAGTGAGACGATCGGCCGAGGGAGTGAGACGATCGGCCGAGGGAGAAAACGGGGTGTTCTTGGTGATTTTTACAGAATCCGGCGGATTTCGAGGTGGTGCGTGGTGGTTCGCGGCGGATATAACTCAAAACAGGGATTTAGGCCACGAAAAATTGCAGAAAGGTACTAGACACGATTTCTAACACTTCTACGTTTTTAGATTTGCAAAAAACACTTTAAATCTTATAAACCCGATTGATTTTAAGAACGAAAATTTTGAATAAAAATCTCAGATTTTTCAATGATTACGAGATGAAAATAGAATTTGTAAATTGGAACGTGTTTGTATGATGACAAGGAACATATATCACGAATCAATTCGAACAATAACACCCAAAAATcgaatttttcaattttagaaccAAAAACATGAAAAATACCCAAAAATTCAATTTTTTCAACAACTCAAAAACGAATTTCGCTGTAAAACGATCGATCCTACAAccatacgctctgataccactttgcaGGAGCTATTCGGATCTTCAGATCGATGTTCTAGCGAATCGTTGACTTTCGGGGATCGATTTAGTCGAACCGGATTGAATGAATCGGATTAGATCGATGCCTAGAGTTGTTATTCGACTTTGGTGGGTTTTTGGATCAGTTGTGGTAGAGAGAAAACTTCCAGGAAACCTAAATGGGTGATTAGCCAATAATGACTACATCACCTCCCTTATATACTCGATTGGGCCGACAGTTGATCATTGGGCCCGTCTGACTTTAATATTGTACCGGTTGATTCGAACTTGGGACTTTTATGCACCAACACTCTTAGTATGTATGTGGATTGGTGAGTCTTTTTTCCACCATATCtcatttatatagttattattatatataaccaTCAAGCAAGTGAAAGAGTTCCATTAATTCACATATTAATGGAAGGTTTATTTATTTAACCACTAACATAAATGAGTACTTAAGTCCAAATAAATACCGACATGATGGTATTAAGTACTAAGGAAGTTAGTGAGCGGATTGAGTACGGGTCGAACCGGATCCAAGTTCCAACATATACAATATTAATAGTGGACAGTAGATAGTAGATAGTAGATAGGTTGCGATTAGTAATCTTAACACTAATAGCGAATATGTTGTGAATAGTAACCTTATCTACTATGATCTTTTATCTtaaaaattatatcatatttacaagTAATACTTTTGTTTATCCATTAACAATACATCACAAAGATACATGAATGTGATTAATTTGAATGAATAATTTGTATCTTGAATAATTAATAATCTGAATCTGATTAACAAGTTGTTTGTATTCTTACTTTAAGACCTAACACTGTTTCTAGAAATATAAGTTGATAACTTTCTTAAATCATAAGTGCATGTAAAAAATAAGCAAATACGAGCTATCGTTGCATCTTCCTCTTGTAAGGTCACACGGATGTTTGTGTAAGAAGCATTTCAGCAGCATACCACGAAGACTGAGAAAGCAGAACATCAGATGCAGTCAACGTCCCAGTCTTATCGAAATCGAGTCTTTCAAACTCCTCCATGATAGGTGCCATATCATGTTGGCTGATCTTTCCCATCTCTTTTAGCTTATAAAGGATGAATTCAGCAGCCCTGATAATGGATCATCAAATTATACCATTAATTTATTATTCATGCAAAAATAGTTTTTAGACATAATAACTTTTTTTTAATTAATCCGGGTATTCAACTTATTTTAGACATGATAACTATGTTCTACTCTAAAAACAAGTATCAATATCAATACACAAAGTTACGTGTGTCGTACCTAAAGTTTGTCTAAAATTGCATATATAGACCTAAAGGTTTTTGCCGCAAATGACCCTGACGTTTGTACATATTGTGTGGTTGGTCCATAATGCTAATGACCGTTAGTCAAATTCCGTTTAGTGCCTACATGTGCTCCTAACATATGAGTTATGACTCAATACGAAAAAGATGAAAAAAGGTAGTACTTACACAACAACACCATCATCGTCAAGATCAGCCGCCTCGAGGTCTGCAGGTGTTGTTTTTCTTTTAAGAGCCCATTTCACTAATGCCTTTTGTCTTCTTTGAGTATGTAACACAGCAAAAGTAAACAATAACTGACCTAAATAAACAGTCCCAGACAATATCCAAAAAAGCGCAAAAATTCGCCCACCTTCAGTCGAAAAACACTTATCAATATAACCTAAACTTGTTATTGTCCCTACGACACAATAAAACGCGTGCACCATGTCCAAGTCCTCAACAACCACCAAAACACAAGTCCCAGCAGCCATTAATACCACAAGTAAAACAACAAGTATTATACACTTGTTTCTTACTTTATTCGTCTCCATTCGTTTAAGTGTTTCGGCAGTACCAACTGTTTGATGAGTATGTATCGCTTTAGCAAGCATTAATTCTTGTTTTTCGACTAAAAGATCCGCAGCTTTACTTAAAACGAGCCCGATAAGAAGCATCCCCAAAAAAACGAAAAGACACGATAATAATATTGTAGCGTCACTACCGGGAAAAAGGTCGCCGTAACCAACTGAAGTCATTGTAACAACTGTGAAATAAACAGCATCTAAAATGCTATTTGTTTTCTTTCCATTAATTTGGTGTCTTAGGAAATAAAAACAAAGGGTGCCTGCACCTATGTAAACACACAAAATTATGGCAACTTTTTGGTAACTCGGGTGAAGGTAGTCGAAAACGGATTGGGGTTGTGGAAGAGTTTTTGTATTGTTAGATGATGAATTTGAATCTGCGGTTGGGGCACTTTTAATACGACGAAATCTTTTTCTCTTGAGGGATGCTATTTGATCTTTCGCGTTTTTTGGTGTTCCTGCTTGTGAAGGCTGGCTCCCATCGTTCGACGCCATGTCAGCACAATGCACAACAGTAGTTTTCTAGAGTCCAAACAATTCAAATCAAATTAGACCATGTTATAGGTTGAACAGAACAGGATTTATGTTTGAAATAGGATTAACAATAAGTATGTGACCAATAATTGAGGCATGTGCATGAAAGTGGATCTGAAatatgtatatagatcaaaaaGTGAAACATGGTGTAAACATGAAGTCATTAATACGACTTTCTGCTACTCAAAGTGGAATATAAGCTATAAAATATTAAAACTTCTATCCTTACAATACTGTTACATTAATGTTCTCTTCATCTAAACTTTACATGTTTGACAATTATATTCTTAACTTAATATTCACATTTCTTGCTGTTTCATCACTTTTCGCTACGATTTCCAAATTTGAGTGCATTATTCTACGTCATTGTGAACAAGTAAAAGTTACGAATCAATGCAAAAAACAAATATCGCATAGTCGGAGTCCCTAAATTCATACATTATCATCACGGAAAATGACAATGACTAGTTGTCAATAGAgttttcatatatacatatataatgcatTGATACATGTAACAAATAGCCATTGGTCTGGTAGTGTCGTGATGCCTTTCAATCATGAGTTTGGGGGTTCAATGTAAGAGTATATCAATATTTGTCGTTCTTAAAAAAATGCCTTGGATCCTTGATACTTGTACATATAAAAAAACTCAATGTCGTCATGGATATTGAATAACTAAATAAGAGTATATAGTATTGGTTGAACTACAGTTAAGTTATGCATTCTAGACATTAAAATGACAGAATTCTAGTAGGTAAAAAGTTCCACTAAAGAAAATATTTTTTAGTTTTATGATATAAACCGAAATAATAAGATGAACAATACATGTTTGCATTTGAGTATGGGTAATGATGTGTAAACTACCAAAAATTTAACATACACAATCAATTATGGGTTACATTGTTGTAATGTACAATACATTAAAGCATAATTGATTTTGTATGACTAACTTTTAGTTATGTATATATCAACTCCTTTTCAGTAATATCTCATAAGATAGGCGAATCATACTGAATCAAAATCAAACAACAAGGATTAACTCACCTCAGTGAAGTACACGACTAGATTTCTGAAACTTTTTAACGGCAGGAGTTATACATCATTTGTAGGATTGTAGTATACATTTGTGATTTGAAATTAGTGCATGAAGTAGAGAGATAGTTATATACTATGATAAATTAAAGTTACTCCGTAGATTAAATTATGTCAAAAAGACCATCACCGGAATTAAAGTGGAAAAAGAGCAACACGCTTTGGTGTACTCAAATGGTAACCGTTGGATTCACGTTTAAAAAATGTCGGTGAATTGGATGAGACATCGTCGGCAGGATGTTTAAACTAATGTTTCCATATTTCCATATATATTTGTTagtattaaatattttattttgTAAGCAACTACTGCTAGTTTATTACGGAGTAGTAGTTGAGTGCGTATTCAATATTAATAGAAGCATGTTAATGTGGTTTATTTGGATCGTTGACTTTGATGTTATACGATGATATATATTTCTTTCTTTATTtcataaaatataatttttttttttcaaaaagcaACAATATATTAGAGACAAAAAACGGAACAAAGAGGCTAGGCAGCCATAAAGGCTCAAGCTAGCAAGTACCCGAAAAATACACGAGAAAGATGCAAAGATTGCAACTAAACACGACTTAAACTAAATATACATTTGGGTTCGACAACCAAATATTCCAATCGATTTTTGACCCCTTTTCTCGAAATCCAATCAAATGAAGCAACTTGGATTTCACTTAGGGCAACCGGGGCGTTCCAACTTTTATTCCGAAACACCTTGTGATTCCGATTTTTCCAAATATAATATGTACTAATCCAAGTAACCGCTTGCCAAATCATTGCACCAACACTTGATTGAATTTGAGACAAATTGTCCCGAAGAAGCTCACGAATGTTGAAAGATGAGAAGTTCCCTAAATTCCACCATTTGAAAATACGagaccaaatctcttgaactttagAGCAAAATATAAAGGCATGATCAACCGATTCAACGTCGTCATCACACAAAGGACATCGAACACTATGCAAGTCAATTCCACGTTTATCTAACTCGATCCTAGTCGGAAGTCATTTTTGCATAGCACGCCAAGTAAAAACATGTATTTTTTTGGAACCAAAGAATTATGCATTGTTTGATCTCTACCAACGTTGGTATCCGCGAAGAGTTTTTCATTTATAAAACCCGTTAATTTCTTGACCGAGAATTTACCGTTATTTGCAAGAGACCACCTCCAAGAATCTGGACGTCCACGAACTAAATTAACCGAACGTAGCAGGCCTGAAAGAACCTGCAATTCAGAATCCGTACGTCCTGTGGGAGTCCTTGTCCACTCCCATTTGAAGGCCGAAGCAGCAGCTGCAGACATTGAGCCGAGAACATCACCTGCAGCAGTAACATTAACAGCTTCTTGGACAGTAACTGCAGCATCACCTGTAACAGCATCCACATTTGCATAATCTGAACCGATAAAAGCACCTGCAGCAGCAACATTAACAGCATCTTGAGCAGCATCCGCAGCATGACCTGTAACAGCATTTATTGTGACAGAAACAGCCCCGAGCACACGATCTTTGACCAATACATCAGGGTTTGCCTCAAGCCTAAATAACCTTGGAAACTTTGATTTGAAACAGCGATCTCCTAGCCAACACTCCTTCCAAAATGATGTATAATTGCCCTCACCCACAACCTTCACAAATGAATCTTTGAATGGGACATGAAGGTCTTCAATAACTTTTCCTGCACGAACGATATTATTCCACACACCTAGTGTCGGGAAATGAGAATACTCACTGCCCAACCTTAGGCCACCGTCAATTCCATAAATGCTTTTAATTAGTTTTACCCACAATGActcggtttcggttttaaacctctaccaccattgtaacgacccgtcaaaatcgctattgacgcggcacgttaatcattgattccacagtgaggttttgacctctatatgatacgttttgataaaatattgcattcattaaaataagtgactttctaaacatagaaagttataaacatgtgggcgagtgcttaggtataagcaaaaccccgaaatacataagtctttaatttacaggttgacatcacagtccagttatttattacacaacgcagttttattttgaatgcaataaactttgtacaaagcatgagagactccatgcaggcaacaagcacatcacagcggaagcattctaaggacctgagaataaaacatgctaaaaagtcaacacgaatgttggtgagttataggtttaattgctcgagtcataaacatatataaagaaagaccacaagatttcatcaaaagtttatcaatagattctacgtaacagagcaccctggtaactaaacttaacgctatagtgataattaccccattcgttttaatacgcgcaaaccaacgtgtcttaaactcaaataatatacgtccgttaaaaggctagcgctctagctcggacggggatgtcaagccctatggatccatatacaattattcgcgcccaccagtccatatcctatgtactggcagctactagttaccaaagctaagggattttcggtttaactcagtgtagaattttgtatgtacttgtgtcttattgcgtttaaaataaattgcatgtattctcagcccaagaatatttaaattatttaaaaagggagactataactcacagttcaatattgcgattcaatattgtaggcaaattgcgtagacgtaatgatggtagacgactgtatggttggtcttggattcaagaacaataccccgaacaatacccaaaatttccttattctaaaacggtttgaaacccgaattaaaaataccctcgaatatactttattattattaaacttaaaattaaaattataattataattataattataaaataacgtacatatatatttatgatatatttcgtcgagcaaaactgaccttttatagtacttttcgatttactgtagctcatgcgatcgcatgagttttcagtgtttttgccatgcgatcgcatggccgccttttctgtttttgtttgctagttcgtcgacatcaaatagtgtttactgtagcaaatagtattttactgtagcaaatagtgtttactgtagcaaatagtgttttactgtagcaaatagtgtttcactgtagcaaatagtgtttactgtagcaaatcactgtagcaaactcgttttcactgtagcactgtagcaaaatacggtttcactgtagcaaataatttttactgtaggaaagtcgttttttacttgtacatatatatatgcatacatataattgttcatgaatcgtcgagagtagtcaaaggtaattgtatatatgtaatagttctaaaattttgagactcaatctaccagactttgtttaacgtgttaaaataataaatcgtatagagaattggtttaaataagtcaaaaattttcgggtcatcacagtacctccccgttaaagaaaatttcgtcccaaaattttgagtagtacctgtttcatgagcgatatcagtgaacaaatgtggatacttttgcttcatctgatcttcacgttcccaagtaaactcgggtcctcgtcttgcgttccaacgaactctaactatcggtattttgctttgttttaattgtttgacctcacggtccatgatttcaacaggttcttcgacaaaatggagtttatcattaattcgtatttcgtcaagaggaattacgacatcctcttcagctaaacatttcttcaaatttgacacgtgaaatgtgtcgtgaacactactaagttcttgcggtagctttaatcgataagcaactgctccaattctttcggtgatttcaaagggtcctacgtacctaggacttagctttcctcgtttaccgaatcgtacaacgcctttccagggtgacactttcaacatgactttgtcgcccacttgaaattctagcggttttcttcttacatcagcataactcttttggcgactcatggctgttttcaatcgctgttgtatttgaatgatcttttcggtggtttcgtgaataatttctggtccagtaagttgtctttctcctacttcactccaacagataggagatctgcactttctaccgtaaagtgcttcaaatggtgctgcgttgatgctcgtatgatagctgttattgtatgaaaattctgccaacggtaagtgtcgatcccaactggttccaaagtcaatcacgcatgcccgtaacatgtcttccaatgtttgtattgttctttcactttgaccatctgtctgtgggtgataagcggtgctcatatctaatcgagttcccaatgctttttgtaatgactgccagaaacgtgatgtgaatcgggtgtcgcgatcagatatgatagagatgggtacaccatgcctggaaactacttccttcaaatataggcgtgctaatttctccatactgtccgtctcctttattggtagaaagtgagctgatttagttagacgatcaactatcacccaaatagtatcatgactacttgcagtccttggcaatttcgtaatgaaatccatagttattctttcccatttccactgcggaatttctggtcgttgcagtaatcctgacggcttttggtgctcagctttgacctttgcacacgtcaaacatttgcttacataagtagcaatttctgtcttcatattaggccaccaataaaacttcttgagatcgtggtacatttttccgtttcctaggtgaattgagtacctcgttttgtgtgcttcatctagtactagttgccttagattaccatattttggtacccatatcctatcagcaaaatacagggttccatcggcttttacctcaagctgtttttctaaccctctgctcatttcgcctttttcgttttcttcttttaaagcctctaactgtgctgcttgaatttgctttgtgagatcagtacgaattgtaatattcaaagctcggaccctaagaggttttactctttcttttcgacttagggcatcagctacaacattagcctttccggggtggtaacggatttcacaatcgtaatcgtttaacaactctacccagcgacgttgtctcatattgagttgtttttgatcaaaaatatgctgaagactcttatggtcggtgtacactgtacacttggtgccatatagatagtgtctccatattttgagtgcaaaaactactgctccaagttctaaatcgtgcgtcgtatagttcttttcatgaatttttagttgtcgtgaggcatatgcgatgacttttgtgcgttgcattaatacacatcctaaaccttggcgtgaagcatcacaatagatcacgaaatcatcatttccttccggtaatgacaaaatgggtgcagacgttaacttcttctttaataactggaatgaggattcctgttctgtggaccaatcatacttctttcccttttgagtcaatgcagttaagggtttggcgattctagagaaatcttgaatgaatcttcggtagtaaccagcaagacctaagaattggcgaatttgtgttggagtcttcggggtttcccatttactaatggcttcgatcttggcggggtcaactttaattccatgtttactgacaacatggcccaaaaattgtacttcttgtaaccagaaatcacacttcgaaaattttgcgtacaattcttctttctggagtatctccagtaccagtcttaagtgttgctcatgttcttccttgttcttcgagtaaatcaatatgtcgtcgataaaaacaatgacaaatttgtctaaatacggtctacagatgcgattcattagatccatgaatactgctggagcattagttaatccaaaaggcatgactagaaactcatagtgaccgtaacgggttctaaacgcggttttaggaacatcttcttccttcactctcagttgatgatatccggagcgtagatcaatcttagaataaacacttgatccttgcaattgatcaaacaaatcatcaatcctcggtaatgggtaccgattcttgatcgttaatttgtttaattctcggtaatctatgcacattctcatagatccatccttcttcttgacgaacagaataggagcaccccaaggtgaaaaactaggacgaataaatccacggtccgataattcttgcaactggtcttgtaattcttgtatttccgaaggtgcaagtctatatggagatcgggctacaggtgcagctcctggtatgagatcaatctggaattctacacatctgtgtggaggtagccccggtaattcttc of the Rutidosis leptorrhynchoides isolate AG116_Rl617_1_P2 chromosome 5, CSIRO_AGI_Rlap_v1, whole genome shotgun sequence genome contains:
- the LOC139850625 gene encoding two-pore potassium channel 1-like; the protein is MTSVGYGDLFPGSDATILLSCLFVFLGMLLIGLVLSKAADLLVEKQELMLAKAIHTHQTVGTAETLKRMETNKVRNKCIILVVLLVVLMAAGTCVLVVVEDLDMVHAFYCVVGTITSLGYIDKCFSTEGGRIFALFWILSGTVYLGQLLFTFAVLHTQRRQKALVKWALKRKTTPADLEAADLDDDGVVVAAEFILYKLKEMGKISQHDMAPIMEEFERLDFDKTGTLTASDVLLSQSSWYAAEMLLTQTSV